The Bombyx mori chromosome 16, ASM3026992v2 region CTTCACGATACATTCAGTACACTGTGCTCGGAACATAGGAGTCTGTCCTGTGTGCAAGGAGCCTGTACCATTAGCTGATCTGCAGAAGCATCATGATGAACTACATAAACAGCGTAcggtttatatttaataaatcttTCTATTTTAGTCTTTTTATACCTGGTCTCATTTCTCTCTATTGATTTATGGAAAATAGAGACAAATACCAAATATATGAGTCCATCTTTCATAAAACATACGTTGAGACCATAATATCAATGCATTCTCATTTCCACTAGACGGATATACATGGTTCCATAATGAAACATTAGTATCTATTGGTATGGGTTCTCAATatgtgataattttatttataccagGTTGTGTTAAGGGCTAGAATGTGACGAAATGAGAATTCTGGACTGAGGATCAGAAAGTGTTAGGAGTAGGAGCAACAAAAAATCAGTAGTGGACATTTTATGAACAAAATttctcataatttttttatttattgcttaggttggacgagctcacggcccacctggtgttaagtggttactggagcccatagacttctgcaatgtaaatgccgccactcactttgagacatgagttctaaggcctcaagttcAGTAtcacggctgccacaccctttaaaccgaaacgaattactgcttcacggcagaaataggcagggtagtggtatgtaaccgtgcggactcacaaaacgtcctaccaccagtaattacacaaactataattttgggGATTAcatctttattacacgatgttattccttcaaagtcgaagtcaatcgtaaacatttgtgaagtacgtatttcattagaacaattggtatccgcctgcgggattcaaacaccggtgcatcgctacatacgaatgcaccggacatctttatcctgtaggccacgacaactttcTTAAAGTTTCTGTCCCCATCAGTTATATTTCTCGGTTAACTGTCCAAATGACCTCGTATACTGATTTACCAATCCCCTTAACTCTGTTCTGTAGCCATTAATTATGAAGTAAATCAAACATTTGTGGGAATCAACAAAAGTAAGATCTTCCACCAAGCATATGAAATTACCTCCCACGAATATTATTATTCAGAAATTGTGCGTAATAAAAGTCAGTACCAAGATTTAGtcgtcagtgtgcttagtgcgagttttttaacgatctCTATAGGGTGAATGTTAATCtaactttgtatgcagttggaacagcgcccctggcggcaaacgtaggtagacgatcccatttcatacaaatatgagctaacatTTACCCTatggagaacgttaaaatactcgcactaagcacattgtcAGCCACTGCcatatattaatgaatattgcAATAACTTCACATAGTTTGATGAAGGCAAAACTATGTTTCAGTTCCGTGTAAGCAGTGTGGGGATAGTGTCTGCGGAACGGACTTGGAAGACCACATCAGAGACTCGTGTGCTCAAACCATCAAAACATGCAGGTGAATAACAATAAGCGTGCAAAGTTAATGCTTCTCAAAGTTTTAGAATCTTCATGTAAGTCAGCTGATTTTGATTGCATTACTTACCACAGTCTTCAGTCTTGTTATGTTTAATGtaagtgtaaaatatattaaaaatatattattattatatatatttcaatttattgatAAGAAACCATGAGATTGAGAATAAAACAATTTTGGAATTGTTGACGTAGGTTTTGTGAGTTGGAGTTGCCTCGTCGCGAGCTGCCGCCCCACGAGAACTACTGCGGCGTCCGCACCGAGCAGTGTCCCGACTGCAGGGAGTGGGTCATGATCAAATACAGGCAGCTGCACCTGGACTCCAACCATGGCTTCATCAGACTCGACGACGGTGAGGAACCACAACCGATactagtttactggtggtaggacctcttgtgagttcgcgcgggtaggtaccaccaccctgcctatttctgccgtgaagcagtaatgcgtttcggtttgaagggtggggcagacgctgtaactatacttgagaccttagaacttatatctcaaggtgagtggcgcatttacgttgtagacgtttatggactccagtaaccacataacaccaggtgggctgtgagctcgtctacccatcaaggaaataaaaaaaaaattgaattttagttCAGTGAAGAATGATTTCTGATGGATATGAGTTCACGGCCTAGCCAGTGTAAAGTGATTATTGAAGCATATAGACATTGCATTAATTTAACTTACATTAATTTGAATGCGGGTGTTGGCATTTTGAATCGTGAGTTTGAAGTTTCAATAGGATTGTTTCGCTGCAGAAGTtggtaaaagtaataaaacggTGGTACCATTTTGTTTGGGCTCAAACATACCATTCCACTATAACTATGTGCTATATTAATATATGCAAGAATTATCTGTAATTTGTCAGCAAAAGATGGATGGAGTTTTGAtgacttttataaaataatgctaACATTAATGTGGAATATAAGTttaccatatatttttttattgcttggatgggttggtggacgagctcacagcccacctggtgttaagtggtcactggagaacatagacatttacaacgtaaatgcgccacccatcttgagatataagttctaacatcGCATCatcatcaaatcaaatcaaatcaaattaaaaaaaaaatattcaagataaatgaaagtacatacttgttgaacgtcaaaaagaactaccgccaattcacaaaaactagcctccgtcctgagaagaactgtcaagaaactcagcaggcatgtctttttttttaaatatcagatttgttttttaatattcatttttacaagagttattataacgtaacaattattgcaatattgaaatgtccggagcgagcaactctttgtgcaatcttctagataatcattgactttatagtaagatttattgcacagatgttctttaatagtttgcTTATACCTATATACCATCGTAACATCGTATCGGTCGGAGTGTTTCTGGCATGTCCACTGTGTCCACAGACCCTCCCCCTGCCTCAAGGCTGTTGCCCAGATTGCCCAGCACCAGGCCGAGCGCGGGTCCCGCCAACGGCGCCGCGCGGGTCTCCATATTCGACAACTACGTGAAGAATATTAATCTCGGCACCGGGGACTGCGAGAGCGCGGGACCAGTCCCCGGAGGCTCCGGGGCGAAGGCTCCCTTTAAGAGGAAAAACGATCAGCCTCAGATCAACACTACCGTGGAGACCACCAATAAAGTGTGGAAGGATCTGTACGTATCTTAGTTACACGATTATTTAAATCAGCGGTCAgggaactttttaattattactccaaaatatttatgtgtaagttgatattacctcatggcgaagaacaaaaaaaaaaaaaacgaaatcgcttctttttagtatcatattcatattatagccctcatgataattttgaaaagaaaacagtttcatttttactccccaaaatttcattttaccctaTTTGgagtaatttaccccggttccccgaccgctgatttAAACTGAACAAGAGCGACTGAGAGAGAGTGAGTGCGCCGCACGCTTGGTTAGACAAGGACGCAGCGTGCGGGCGCGTCCCCGCGGGGATCGCCACACCCAGGCACCAAACCTCTGTCCTATCGAAAAGCAGCTTGCACAGCACTCGAACCGGAACGTAAATGTCAAGCTCATCACTATTAAAACCACTAATCGGTGATCGGTGATCAGGTTTTCATTTGCTAACAGCCATTGGTTACTTGACTTTTTAGCCTATTTTTATTGTTCCAAAACAATCTTACCATGATCTTTTGAATCGTCgtgaaaggataagacgttttcgtgtgtagcgatgcactggtgtttgaatcccgcaggcgggtaccaatttttctaatgaaatacgtacttaacaaatgttcacgattgacttccacggtgaaggaataacatcgtgtaataaaaatcaaacccgcaaaattataatctgcgtaattaccggtggtaggacctcttgtgagttcgcacgggtaggtaccaccaccccgcctgtttctgccgtgaagcagtaatgcgtttcggtttgaaattcggggcagccgctgtaactatactgagatcttagaactcatatctcaaggtggatggcggctattacgttgtagatttctatgggttctggtaaccacttgacaccaggtgagctgtgagatctCCActcaacatacaaaaaaaatcccttTGTCGCGTTCCTGTCGCTTTTTGTCGTTGTTACTAACTGCAGCCCTGTCGTCGTCCCCAGCTCCATATCCCGGGGGGCAGTGAAGAAGCGTCCCgcgcccgcgccccccgcccgcgccgcccccccgcccgCGCCCCCCTACCTGTGCGCGGTGCAGCGCCAGCAGCGCGAGCTGGCCGACAGGGAGGAACAGAACGCTATCAACTTCGCAGCCGGTAACTGCACTCACTACCGGACACTCCCGGACTCACCGGGCTGGTGATTGAACTCTATAGAAGAAAGGACTGAGCGATCTGTCAAAGATGGCCGCCCCGCGTAAGGGGGCCGGCGTTAGCGAACGCGTGGGGTACTAAGGCCCCCCTCGCATCCGCCGCAGGGCTCTGAGCCGTTCGCGCCAATCTGCAGGTCGACACTACAATCTGGATCTGAGCTGAGGAATACACGTACAtacaacaatttaaaattttcagttatACAGTTTGATATTATGAGTTTTGATTCACTGAATTAGAGCAGTAGTCTAGTCGACAAGTTAAAAATGGTGTTAATTCGACATACTACTGCTAAAATTATGTGGTTTAGCTCATTCGATTCGGAATAATGTCTAGACCATTgtgctaaaaaattgaattagcacataaaaaattccaaaagctattaacaattaaacaccttcaaaaaatagcgtttcgtttattgcttattgtccgtaaactataaatattttcgaaatttgaaaaaaagatccttaaaaaggaggaaatttagtaaaaaaaagttccaactcccggaactgtagctccattatttataattttaatttaacgctgaaaatagcccgCCGCGCGCCATTGTTAGGTTGCGCGCACGGCCTCGAAAGCGAGTACgtcacttaaaaaaatttttttcaagtacttaaagttaattgaaaaatctaaaaaaattattgcataatctaaacactttgaaaaatttattcccgttggaattttttataaaaacatatttttcaatattctagacgattgttaattaagaaaaaattttccaatttccatcatccttctaaactaaaaaaaatgtttaaataattaccttaaaattgtttcgcttcgtggacctcttcttataaatatattaaacaagattgcgtcgtctaagttatgaaattgttaatattttgttaataataatttttttaagttaacaaaaaagaaaaagcacaattatgttgtaaagaaaatttttttcgttatttattattatattttcgtttttatgtcaataaaagacatcttttaattgaaaaaaatattttttttctaaaaatcaTAATTGACAGTTctctataaaattgtaaaaaaaaatttttcaaaaatatataaatagtccatttgttaacaaaatgtttataaacaaatggataaaaaaattatttttttcaattaaaagatgtcttttattgacataaaaacgaaaatataataataaataacgaaaaaaaatttctttacaacataattgtgctttttcgtttttgttaacttaaaaaaaatattattaacaaaatattaacaatttcataacttagacgacgcaatcttgtttaatatatttataagaagaggtccacgaagcgaaacaattttaaggtaattatttaaacattttttttagtttagaaggatgatggaaattggaaaaatttttcttaattaacaatcgtctagaatattgaaaaatatgtttttataaaaaattccaacgggaataaattttttaaagtgtttagattatgcaataatttttttagatttttcaattaactttaagtacttgaaaaaaattttttttagtgacGTACTCGCTTTCGAGGCCGTGCGCGCAACCTAACAATGGCGCGCGGcgggctattttcagcgttaaattaaaattataaataatggagctacagttccgggagttggaacttttttttactaaatttcctcctctttaaggatctttttttcaaatttcgaaaatatttatagtttacggacaataagcaataaacgaaacgctattttttgaaggtgtttaattgttaataacttttggaattttttatgtgctaattcaattttttagcacAATGGTCTAGACATTATTCCGAATCGAATGAGCTAAACCACATAATTTTAGCAGTAGTATGTCGAATTAACACCATTTTTAACTTGTCGACCAAACTACAGAAAGAAATTACCTATGAAATTGcgtcatataaaaattacaacaaaaaaaaaggataataatACCTAATTAATCAAACCAGTCTCGTTACAGAACAACGGACAAgggacatatatatatatatatatatatatatttatttttttaattactttatttattcgtACCAAATGTATTTTACAGCTGACGCATATCTCCGTTCCCAGGGCTGCCCCCGGTGTCCAGCGCGGCCGCGAGGGTGGACAAGTTGCGGGCCCTGGACGCTCTGCTCAACCGCGAGAATAACAACGTGGAGCTCCGCAACCGCGACCCCCGCCCCCGGCCCCCCGCCGCctgcgcgccccccgccccctGCGCGCCCCCGGGCGTCAAGAACACGAACTCATTTCTTTCGCACAACATCAGTCctaaacatttaaatttcgCGCAAACTTCAGCACCTCGACTAGAAAAACAATTGAACGTGTCTCGAAATACACCGGGGCCCCCCTCCGGCGACGCGGGCCACTCTGGAGCGCCACTGAACATTAACCCCCTCAGCGCCGGCCGCGGGCGGGGGCCGACCTCAAACGGCTTCGCATCGAATGTACCAGCAGCGACGCACAAAGTCTCGAATGTGACCCAAACGATTCCAACAGCCGCAGCCGGTCCTTCGTGTCCCGTACCTGGGACGGCCCGCTATGTGCCAGGCGCAACGTCCAACGGGTCACTAACGATCAAAAACACGAATTTAACCGGCAATGATCCGCTAGAAGTGGAGCGGCGGCGGCAAGAGTTCCAGGACCTCAAGCCCATGACACCTGAGGAGTTCATGGAGAGATTCAAGAGGTTTCGCATGAGGGACGAAGAGAACGCGACCAAGGGCGAGGACAGGATGAGCGAGATCAAGTCCTCTCTGAGGGAGCTGCGGAGGGAGCTGAACGAGGTAAGGTCCCCCGCATGAGATATCGCACGTGTCCCGTGTCGCGAGGAGTGATAATTCAATGAACTTTCAGGTCACGGCGCCGTACAAcgcgccccccgcgccccccgGCCTCGGGTGAGTGTGCTAGGGCTCCGGCGCGCCCAGGGTGCTCCGGGTGCTCCGCGACGTAGAACGGGACGCCAGCGGACAGAACCAGCTCGGCGCGCACTTGCGACACATTGTGCTACCGATATTCTCTTCGAATGGCTTTATTTAAAACCTGCACtaagttatttaaattattgtttaaccTCAACGACGGCACCAGTGAGTTGACGGCAGCTAGTGGTCGACCTTGTGCCCCCCTCGGGATGTCCCCTCCGGGACCCCCTGGgacaacacaattaaaattttggcCTCACGTCTCGTGCGAGGACGGCACTCGCGGCGTGCTGTCCACGGGCCTCAGTAGTCGTCCAACTCCGAAGTGGTCAGCGTGTCAAGGGAATAAAGATAGTACCCAAAGGATTATCGAAGGTCAAAGCTCGTTAACAGAGTGCCACACGCTACTCGGGGGGTCTGCCCCCCGGCGCCGTGGCACTGGGAGCTCAGTGTGCGCTGTCTGTATGTCCGTAGCGGCGCCGCCCCGCCCTCCCCCCCGCGCTCCCCCCCGCTGTCCCCCCCGGACGACGTGGAGCTGCCCTGCGAGTTCTgcgcggcgccggtgcccatgAACCAGCTCGTGCTGCACCAGGTCTGTACAGCTGCAACGTGTCCGGCCGACTGCTGCCACTGGGCCACAGCAGAGCCCGTCAATGCAGTACGGTATAAACTTAAACGGCCAATAGTGCGAAGTGTCCCTCCGGTGGCGGAGCGCTGGTTCGTGTCACGGCCTGCTCAAGGCGAGGAGGAGTTAGCACGACGCCCTCCGACACTGAGAAGCTCCAATGAGCAGCGCAGCTCACGGTCCACTGggagttaagtggtcaccgcaTCCCATAGAGACCATTGCAGGATTGCCGGTACCCATATCTTGACACATGAGTCCAATTCTCACTTGTATCCCTCCAAAGCAAAGACAGGATGGAATCTCAAACATTGTCCAGAGTGAAGGTTGCTAGCGAACACTTGTTAGGTTCGCATTGACTCCGAGATCACGCGACACCCGgacaccgggcgtcttaccaATCAGACCAATTCCAAGAgatgactgtttttttatttttatttttgtttagatgggtagacgagctcacagctcacctggtgttaagtagttaccaaagctaatagacatctacaacgtaaatgcaccacaaaccttgacatataagttctaaaatctcaagtatagttacaacggctgccccgctcttcaaaccgaaacgcattactgcttcaagacagaaataggcggagtggtggtaccaactCACAACAcatcataccaccagtaattacgcaaattataatttaataacattctCCGAGATCCTTCGATTTCACTAAGCATCGGTTGATTATCCGGTTGTGACGTCACAGACCGGCTGCCGCCCGGACTTGGCCCAGCTGGTGCGGCGCGCGCCGGTCCGAGCCGAGCCGCGCCGGGACGAGCCCGTGATCCCGTGCGAGTTCTGCACGGAGTCGCTGCCGGTCTACCTCATCAGCGAACATCAGGTAACCCAAAGGTCTGGAAGACCTCACTGGGAACaggagtttttttgtttttgaagtgaaacttctttagaatcgttgagtgtgatttcaaactcgatgaaacgaaatgaaacgaaacgaaaaaataagtgcgccgcgattggcttgccgaagcgtctccgagcggcgccgacaaatcacgaagcgctccacacggccacgcgtccccgactagttcagtgtgttgttgacgtccgtgcacgctgtcgtggctctcggagcgccctgagatacttttatttctatttagtttgttatcaagaattcctgaatcgcggtgacgagatgttacacagttgatagacgttctcgtatttctcttgctaattCATACTTTCCTGGCgtaggggataccgtgatcatgcaggcggttccctcagggtgaggctgctccattgcactgcggagtgttTGACCGTTGCGATTattcttatattttataagtatcACTTCTACcatgtgtgacttgcacacacacacacacattttttttattgcttagatgggtggacgagctcacagcccacttggtgttaagtggttaccggagcccatagacatctacgacgtaaatgcgtcacccaccttgagatataagttctaaggtctcagtatagtttcttATAGCTTAGTCTCGGATTCTGTTCGTGTGCTGGTATGCATTAAAAACTGTCCAGTCGCACGATTGCTTCgcgctgtgtgcttagtgcgagccttttaacgttctcgatagcgtaaaagttaactcagatgtGTAAGCAGTtggacagcgcccctagcggcaataGTAAGCAAACATagttaactttgacgctatcgaaaacgttaaaaaataataggtaTGTAGTATTTTATTAGAACAATATGCCTCCGGGTCTCCAGCACCGGCACGGTCGGGTCGATCGATATTAAGCCACTAATCACTACATAcctagtataaaacaaagtcgcttcctctgcccctatgtatgcttgaatctttaaaactacgcaatggattttgatgcgatttttttaatagatagagtgattgaagaggaaggtttatatgtataataacatccattaaatagtggacaaatcaataattaattacagtttccgaagcgaagcgaaggcggggcgctagttaaatttaaaacaatgtaTTGATGTTTCCAGGAGCGCTGCGGCCGCGACGCCGACCTCATGTACCCGGACTAGTCACCGCGCAATGTACTGTGTATACTTCTAGTCTTCCCTTGTCTATGGTCAATGTTTGTCCTTCGAACCGCCCCGCTCTGGCTGTGTACAGTCGCCAAGCACATACTTAGTTCGTACTAAACTTGAAGACGCttcaaacttattatttttagtagaaaaaaaacctcttatAACAGCAGTCTTCAAAagtgtgaaaaaaaaattcaaattgtaaattttgttcTTAATGGGCTGAAGGTTAAGTTCCTTATACAGAACCTTCACCCGTCTTTCTCGGCTGATGCGACGAGGTCACGCGAGCGAAAAGGACGAACTAGTTTCTTTCATTCGCCTAATAAATTATCTTCAATGAAGCTCAAATTGTTTAGTGGGTAAGTATCGTTGATCCTTGTGCCGAACTCGCagtcattttaaatatatatcataCATAGCTAGAGTTTTATATAACTGTTAGCAATATGTCGTGGGATAaactgtttaaataaataaagaaaatagagATCTGAATTTATAGTTTCTGAGTACTGAGCGTCCGTGAGCCTCGAGTGCGCTGGCGCAAACGACAATGAGGTACTTTCtgggttatttatctattgaataTAATGTTTGAAACTTATTCAAGTCGAAGTTGACTCAATCTAGTTATGGCGCTCCGATGATCCGAGGTACAGATAATCTACAAAATTTAATTGACTTATCAACACAATAGTTActtaattcaactaaaaattaaaatgttcgctacatttttaaatatgtatatgttttttttctttcttttaaataCTACTCCGTATTCCAATCATTTTCGAAATAATTATTAGCTCCTGAGAATTTTAATTTGCAATTGAATACTAAATATTTGTTGCCAGAAGACAAATACATTTTTGGAGAACAATAATAAACTTTAGATTTATTGACAGCTAATTTAACCGCGAAAAGACGTCGCCATCTTGATTCTCAAATCGACAATGATGCATTTGTATAGTGCATttgaaaatgtataaaatttaagtcTGAATAAGTTGAAAACGTAATGGCATATCGGAATAATGCAGTGAAGATTGTAATTTTGCAATTGTTAATTACAGGAcacgatttttttaatattttattattatttatttatgtttatggaataaaaaacattgatttttaGATAAAACTCCCTGTTTACATTACAACATGGTATAACCTTCGAGCTGATCACAGACCtacttttcaaataatttatgatttttCTCAAACAAAAATATGTGGACCGCTAGTCATTTCAAATCGTCACTGTCGTGTGTTTAACGCATTTTTATCAATATCTCtatgtttagtgcgagtttctcaACGttttcgatatcgtaaaagttaatctaactttgtatgcagttggaacagcgcccctagcggcaaacgtacacaaacgatcccattccaaacaaatatgagctaacttttacgctatcgagaacgttaaaaaactcgcactaagcaattCAATTTACAGAAACTATACATTGGCTCACAGCCCAAAAGACCAAAGGTAAAtgatttgttaataataatataaaaagtgtTTCTTAAGCCTGCCATAGTACCGACTGCTAGACATCGCAGAcaacataaatattaaacaataaacgttcttttttacaatacaaGCATCTGCAATAATTATCAAgggtaattacgaaaattattatatttaatattgtattatctGGTTTTGGTATGTGACAGTGGCGAACTGTTGAAAAGTATAGCGTCTGTTCTATATAAATCTCTAATCatataaatctatataaatctaaataaaatagtGAG contains the following coding sequences:
- the LOC101739743 gene encoding uncharacterized protein LOC101739743, coding for MDEEQTKLCPNCKREIPSTNFTIHSVHCARNIGVCPVCKEPVPLADLQKHHDELHKQLPCKQCGDSVCGTDLEDHIRDSCAQTIKTCRFCELELPRRELPPHENYCGVRTEQCPDCREWVMIKYRQLHLDSNHGFIRLDDDPPPASRLLPRLPSTRPSAGPANGAARVSIFDNYVKNINLGTGDCESAGPVPGGSGAKAPFKRKNDQPQINTTVETTNKVWKDLSISRGAVKKRPAPAPPARAAPPPAPPYLCAVQRQQRELADREEQNAINFAAGLPPVSSAAARVDKLRALDALLNRENNNVELRNRDPRPRPPAACAPPAPCAPPGVKNTNSFLSHNISPKHLNFAQTSAPRLEKQLNVSRNTPGPPSGDAGHSGAPLNINPLSAGRGRGPTSNGFASNVPAATHKVSNVTQTIPTAAAGPSCPVPGTARYVPGATSNGSLTIKNTNLTGNDPLEVERRRQEFQDLKPMTPEEFMERFKRFRMRDEENATKGEDRMSEIKSSLRELRRELNEVTAPYNAPPAPPGLGGAAPPSPPRSPPLSPPDDVELPCEFCAAPVPMNQLVLHQTGCRPDLAQLVRRAPVRAEPRRDEPVIPCEFCTESLPVYLISEHQERCGRDADLMYPD